Proteins co-encoded in one Polynucleobacter sp. MG-6-Vaara-E2 genomic window:
- the scpA gene encoding methylmalonyl-CoA mutase, translated as MSSEKKVPSSSWPSFPETNLDAWKKSAQKSAPNGDVDKLGWKTPDGIQLKALYTSADTQGLNYTDTLPGFEPFVRGPQATMYSVRPWTIRQYAGFSTAEESNAFYRKALDAGGQGVSVAFDLATHRGYDSDHPRVTGDVGKAGVAIDSVEDMKILFDGIPLDKVSVSMTMNGAVLPVLAGYIVAGEEQGVKQELLSGTIQNDILKEFMVRNTYIYPPEPSMRIIGDIIEYTAKHMPKFNSISISGYHMQEAGANQVLELAFTLADGKEYVKTALAKGLDVDGFAGRLSFFFAIGMNFYLEVAKLRAARLLWWRIMKSFEPKNPKSLMLRTHCQTSGWSLTEQDPYNNVVRTTVEAMAAVFGGTQSLHTNSLDEAIALPSEFSSRIARNTQLILQEETHITSVIDPWAGSYMMENLTQEMADKAWEIIEEVDAMGGMTKAVESGWAKLKIEAAAAEKQAKIDSGSDVIVGVNKYKLGKEDLVDVLMIDNDKVREGQVARLKEIKAKRDGKKVEAALEALTKAAEDNSGNLLELSVNAIRLRATVGEVSDALEKVYGRHRADTQKVTGVYAAAYDSPEGWAKLQTEIADFAKDFGRRPRVMIAKLGQDGHDRGAKVVATAYADLGFDVDIGPLFQTPEECARQAIENDVHALGVSTLAAGHKTLVPAIIAELKKQGSDDIIVFVGGVIPRQDYEFLYEAGVKGIYGPGTPIPASAKDVLEQIRKSVKPV; from the coding sequence GTGAGTTCAGAAAAGAAAGTTCCATCAAGTTCATGGCCATCATTTCCAGAAACGAATTTAGATGCCTGGAAAAAGTCAGCACAAAAGTCTGCGCCGAATGGTGATGTTGACAAACTTGGCTGGAAAACTCCAGATGGCATTCAACTCAAAGCACTTTACACATCCGCTGATACTCAAGGTCTCAATTACACAGATACATTGCCAGGCTTTGAGCCATTTGTTCGCGGACCTCAAGCAACGATGTATTCCGTTCGACCATGGACGATTCGACAATACGCTGGTTTTTCTACTGCTGAAGAATCTAATGCCTTTTATCGGAAAGCATTAGATGCGGGTGGTCAAGGTGTATCAGTTGCATTCGACTTGGCAACACATCGTGGTTATGACTCTGACCATCCACGCGTCACTGGCGACGTGGGTAAGGCTGGTGTAGCTATTGATTCTGTCGAAGATATGAAGATTTTGTTTGACGGTATCCCGCTCGATAAAGTCTCTGTATCCATGACCATGAATGGCGCCGTACTCCCGGTGTTAGCAGGCTATATCGTTGCTGGTGAAGAGCAAGGCGTCAAGCAAGAGCTCTTGTCCGGAACGATTCAGAATGACATTCTGAAAGAGTTCATGGTGCGCAATACCTATATTTACCCACCAGAGCCTTCAATGCGCATCATTGGCGACATTATTGAATACACCGCCAAGCATATGCCGAAATTTAACTCGATTTCGATTTCGGGTTATCACATGCAAGAGGCTGGTGCGAACCAAGTATTGGAATTGGCATTCACATTGGCTGATGGTAAAGAGTATGTCAAAACAGCGCTCGCAAAAGGTTTGGATGTTGATGGTTTTGCTGGAAGACTTTCGTTCTTCTTTGCTATCGGGATGAACTTCTACTTAGAGGTTGCTAAATTGCGTGCTGCTCGTTTGTTGTGGTGGCGCATCATGAAGTCATTCGAGCCAAAGAATCCAAAGTCCTTGATGTTGCGCACCCATTGTCAAACATCGGGTTGGTCATTAACAGAGCAAGATCCCTATAACAACGTCGTGAGAACGACTGTTGAGGCAATGGCGGCTGTATTTGGTGGTACACAGTCTTTGCATACCAATTCTTTAGACGAGGCAATTGCCTTGCCTTCCGAATTCTCTAGCCGTATTGCTCGAAACACTCAGTTAATTCTTCAAGAGGAAACCCATATCACCAGCGTAATCGATCCATGGGCTGGCTCTTACATGATGGAGAACCTCACTCAAGAGATGGCTGACAAGGCTTGGGAAATTATTGAAGAAGTCGATGCCATGGGTGGTATGACCAAAGCGGTTGAAAGTGGTTGGGCTAAGCTCAAGATTGAAGCAGCCGCTGCTGAAAAACAAGCCAAGATTGACTCAGGTTCAGATGTCATTGTGGGCGTGAATAAGTACAAGCTTGGCAAAGAAGATCTTGTTGATGTACTGATGATTGATAACGATAAGGTTCGCGAAGGTCAGGTCGCACGTTTGAAAGAAATCAAAGCTAAACGGGATGGCAAAAAAGTAGAGGCCGCATTAGAGGCGCTAACCAAGGCTGCTGAGGATAACTCAGGCAATTTATTGGAGTTGTCTGTAAACGCAATTCGTTTACGTGCAACGGTTGGTGAAGTATCTGATGCATTGGAAAAAGTTTACGGGCGCCATCGCGCCGATACTCAAAAGGTGACCGGAGTGTATGCAGCTGCCTATGACTCACCCGAAGGTTGGGCAAAACTACAAACAGAAATCGCTGATTTTGCAAAAGACTTTGGCCGTCGACCACGCGTGATGATTGCCAAACTTGGTCAAGATGGTCATGATCGTGGAGCCAAAGTTGTGGCTACTGCCTATGCAGACTTAGGTTTTGATGTGGACATTGGACCATTGTTCCAAACACCTGAAGAGTGTGCTCGCCAGGCGATTGAGAATGACGTACATGCCTTAGGCGTATCGACTTTAGCAGCTGGTCATAAAACATTGGTGCCAGCGATTATTGCTGAGCTGAAGAAGCAGGGCTCTGACGACATCATTGTGTTCGTAGGTGGCGTCATTCCAAGACAGGATTATGAGTTCCTATATGAAGCAGGTGTTAAAGGAATCTATGGACCAGGCACGCCAATTCCAGCTTCAGCTAAGGATGTGCTTGAGCAAATTCGTAAATCTGTAAAGCCGGTTTAA
- the meaB gene encoding methylmalonyl Co-A mutase-associated GTPase MeaB, with product MLEAADLALVNDLTGAPSLKQRRALAKVITLLESTRLDHRKRADEVLNTLLPKTGKSFRLGISGVPGVGKSTLIETLGLQLIEKGHRVAVLAIDPSSSLSGGSILGDKTRMERLSVLENAFIRPSPSSLTLGGVAEKTREAMLVAEAAGFDIIIVETVGVGQSEIAVAGMTDMFLLLQLPNAGDDLQAIKKGVMEIADLIVINKVDLDPDAAMRAQLFITSSLRLLGFQGNPDHASHNEDYWHPTVMTLSALEGKGVPELWDKVAHFEKLQRANGKFDSRRKQQAGAWMWDRIDAGLKNAFRSNEAVQSLLPSLVAQVNQGTMAPSVAARRLLESMGHEFF from the coding sequence ATGCTCGAAGCCGCTGATCTTGCATTAGTAAATGATCTGACCGGTGCACCATCGCTTAAACAGCGACGTGCCCTAGCTAAGGTTATTACATTGCTGGAATCAACGCGTCTAGATCATCGCAAGCGTGCTGATGAAGTACTCAATACGCTCTTACCTAAAACGGGTAAATCCTTTCGCTTGGGTATTTCTGGTGTGCCCGGCGTTGGAAAGTCCACTCTGATTGAAACCCTTGGGCTTCAGTTAATTGAAAAAGGGCATCGTGTTGCTGTTTTGGCAATCGATCCATCCTCAAGCTTATCTGGTGGCTCAATTCTGGGTGATAAAACCCGCATGGAGCGTCTATCTGTTCTCGAGAACGCATTCATTCGTCCGAGCCCATCTTCACTAACACTAGGTGGCGTTGCTGAAAAAACCCGTGAAGCAATGTTGGTCGCTGAAGCTGCTGGCTTTGACATCATCATTGTTGAAACTGTTGGCGTTGGCCAAAGTGAAATTGCGGTAGCCGGCATGACTGATATGTTTTTGCTCTTGCAGTTACCAAACGCTGGAGATGATTTGCAGGCAATCAAAAAAGGCGTGATGGAGATTGCTGATCTGATTGTGATCAATAAAGTGGATCTCGATCCGGATGCAGCCATGCGGGCGCAACTGTTTATTACAAGCTCACTGAGATTGCTTGGCTTTCAAGGAAATCCAGATCACGCTTCGCACAATGAAGATTATTGGCACCCAACGGTGATGACTTTAAGTGCGCTGGAAGGTAAAGGCGTTCCTGAATTATGGGATAAGGTAGCGCATTTCGAAAAGCTCCAGCGAGCCAATGGCAAGTTTGATTCCCGTCGCAAGCAACAGGCAGGCGCCTGGATGTGGGACCGCATTGACGCTGGACTAAAGAATGCATTTCGTAGTAACGAAGCGGTTCAATCGCTTCTACCAAGTCTAGTGGCACAAGTTAATCAAGGAACCATGGCGCCTTCAGTAGCAGCAAGACGTCTACTGGAATCCATGGGGCATGAATTTTTCTAA
- a CDS encoding RidA family protein → MSNISERLKTLGIDLPPPGPPAAAYVMAATTGNTVFLSGHIAKRDGKPWVGKLGKDMDTETGKAAARSIAIDLISTLQNHLGSLDKVKRIVKVMGLVNSTSEYTEQHLVVNGCSELLFEVFGDAGKHARSAFGVAQIPLGACVEIELIAEI, encoded by the coding sequence ATGAGCAACATTAGCGAGCGCCTTAAAACTCTTGGCATTGATTTACCACCTCCCGGACCTCCCGCTGCGGCTTACGTAATGGCAGCAACGACTGGTAATACCGTCTTTTTGTCTGGCCATATTGCTAAGCGCGATGGTAAACCTTGGGTTGGTAAACTGGGTAAAGATATGGATACCGAAACAGGTAAAGCTGCTGCTCGTTCTATCGCTATTGATTTGATTTCCACACTACAAAATCACCTAGGCTCTCTTGACAAAGTGAAGCGCATTGTCAAAGTCATGGGCCTAGTGAACTCCACCAGCGAATACACAGAGCAACATCTTGTTGTGAATGGCTGCTCAGAGTTATTGTTTGAAGTGTTTGGTGATGCTGGTAAACACGCTCGCAGCGCCTTTGGTGTAGCCCAAATCCCTCTGGGTGCTTGCGTTGAAATTGAATTAATCGCTGAGATCTAA
- a CDS encoding cytochrome c: MKKLSILSRLLICAGLVFAGFSAQADEVKGSAAAGNAKVWLCVGCHSIPDYRADYPLVYRVPMLGGQNAAYIATALSEYKKGERKHPTMRSIAKSLSDQDMADIGEYYAAQTASSPNNPLK; this comes from the coding sequence ATGAAAAAACTCTCAATTCTTTCCCGCTTGCTTATCTGTGCTGGCTTGGTTTTTGCTGGGTTCTCAGCTCAGGCTGACGAAGTGAAGGGCAGTGCTGCAGCTGGTAATGCCAAGGTTTGGCTTTGCGTTGGATGCCACTCTATTCCTGACTATCGTGCTGACTATCCATTAGTCTACAGAGTGCCGATGTTAGGTGGTCAAAATGCTGCTTACATCGCAACTGCTTTGTCTGAGTACAAAAAGGGCGAGAGAAAGCACCCAACGATGCGTTCTATTGCTAAGAGCCTCTCTGATCAAGATATGGCTGATATCGGCGAATATTATGCTGCGCAAACTGCCAGCTCACCTAACAACCCATTGAAGTGA
- a CDS encoding XdhC family protein → MNSTDLSVLKSAVSWLKTGHPVAIATVVQTWGSAPRPVGSWLAIRQDGQVAGSVSGGCVEDDLISRVQTEILTRNTPEMVVYGVSQEEAARFGLPCGGTLRLLVEPKPQLVVLEKLLEAISSHQITRRTVNIANGTSTLASGNRNDEFTCTDTEMCTTYGPRWRMVIIGAGQLSLYTADFALASDFEVIVIDPREEYAEGLNRHDVSFIKGMPDDVLLEIGVDPHTAVVALTHDPKLDDMALMEALKSPAFYVGALGSRKNTQKRKERLLEFDVSKEEVERLHGPVGLNIGALTPPEIAISILAEVIAVKYGISVPKKV, encoded by the coding sequence ATGAATAGTACCGATTTAAGCGTTCTCAAATCTGCAGTCAGCTGGCTAAAAACGGGTCACCCTGTTGCTATTGCTACTGTTGTTCAAACTTGGGGCTCCGCACCACGTCCCGTAGGCTCTTGGCTAGCCATTCGACAAGACGGTCAAGTTGCCGGCTCTGTTTCTGGTGGTTGTGTAGAAGATGATTTAATTAGCCGCGTCCAAACAGAAATCCTCACACGCAATACTCCTGAAATGGTTGTCTATGGAGTGAGTCAAGAGGAAGCGGCGAGATTTGGTCTTCCCTGCGGCGGAACGCTTCGTCTGCTTGTTGAGCCTAAACCTCAATTAGTCGTTCTAGAAAAACTTCTAGAGGCGATCTCATCACATCAAATAACTAGACGCACTGTCAATATTGCGAACGGCACATCGACATTAGCATCAGGCAATCGTAATGATGAATTTACTTGCACTGATACAGAAATGTGCACGACTTACGGCCCACGCTGGCGCATGGTCATTATTGGCGCTGGGCAACTCTCTTTATATACAGCAGACTTTGCCCTAGCATCTGACTTTGAGGTGATCGTCATTGACCCACGTGAAGAATATGCCGAGGGTCTCAATCGTCATGATGTGAGCTTCATTAAAGGTATGCCAGATGATGTCCTTCTAGAGATTGGAGTTGACCCCCATACCGCTGTTGTTGCCTTAACTCATGATCCTAAGCTGGATGATATGGCGTTGATGGAGGCTCTCAAGTCCCCAGCTTTTTACGTCGGCGCCTTAGGTAGTCGCAAAAATACTCAGAAACGCAAAGAACGTTTGTTAGAGTTTGATGTCAGCAAAGAAGAGGTGGAAAGATTACATGGCCCAGTGGGCCTGAATATCGGCGCTCTCACCCCACCAGAGATCGCTATATCGATTCTGGCAGAAGTGATTGCTGTGAAGTACGGTATCTCTGTTCCAAAAAAAGTTTAA
- a CDS encoding VWA domain-containing protein: MLIQFFLNLKEAKVPVSVREFLTLLEALKSGVINPSIDEFYQLSRMTLVKDEQHFDRFDQVFGSYFKGVEQIIALSPDIPMDWLEKKLQRVLTDEEKAALQKLGGPEALKKRLEELLKEQKEWHGGGNKWIGAGGSSPFGHSGYHPEGIRIGGESAGNRTAIKVWEAREFKDYDSDLALGTRNIKVALRRLRRFAREGSVLELDLDKTIHSTAANAGMLDIQMRPERHNQVKVLLLMDVGGSMDDHIKQIGELFSAAKAEFKHLEYYYFHNCVYENLWQSNRRRRDQVSSTQDIINKYGPDYKLIFVGDATMSPYEILSPNGSVEYNNKEAGAVWINRLLDHFPHFAWLNPEPESIWEYRQSIDIIKNLMKDRMYPVTLSGLESAMRQLSK, encoded by the coding sequence ATGTTGATTCAATTCTTCCTCAACTTGAAAGAGGCCAAAGTGCCTGTTTCAGTGAGAGAGTTTTTAACCCTCCTAGAGGCTCTCAAGTCAGGCGTTATTAACCCGTCGATCGATGAGTTTTATCAACTCTCACGCATGACTTTAGTCAAAGATGAGCAACACTTTGATCGATTTGATCAAGTATTTGGCAGCTACTTCAAAGGTGTTGAGCAAATCATCGCCCTCTCTCCCGATATTCCTATGGATTGGTTGGAGAAAAAATTGCAACGCGTCTTAACGGATGAGGAAAAGGCAGCTCTGCAGAAATTAGGCGGCCCCGAAGCACTCAAGAAACGGTTAGAGGAGCTACTCAAAGAACAAAAGGAATGGCATGGCGGTGGCAATAAATGGATTGGGGCTGGCGGCTCCTCACCTTTTGGCCACAGCGGCTATCACCCAGAGGGTATTCGCATTGGCGGCGAAAGCGCCGGCAACCGAACTGCTATCAAAGTTTGGGAAGCTCGAGAATTCAAAGATTACGACAGCGACCTTGCCTTAGGTACGCGCAATATTAAGGTTGCGTTGCGTCGTTTGCGCCGCTTTGCTCGCGAGGGATCGGTGCTCGAGCTAGACCTAGATAAGACCATACACTCTACGGCCGCTAACGCGGGAATGCTCGATATACAAATGCGTCCTGAACGTCATAATCAAGTTAAGGTGTTGCTCTTGATGGATGTTGGCGGATCCATGGATGACCACATAAAACAAATCGGGGAATTATTCTCTGCCGCAAAAGCAGAGTTCAAGCATCTTGAGTATTACTATTTTCATAACTGTGTTTATGAAAACCTGTGGCAAAGCAATCGTCGACGCAGAGATCAAGTGAGCTCTACTCAAGACATCATCAACAAATATGGCCCTGATTACAAACTCATCTTTGTTGGGGACGCCACCATGTCTCCCTACGAAATTCTCAGCCCCAATGGTTCTGTCGAATATAACAACAAAGAAGCTGGCGCAGTTTGGATTAATCGTCTGTTAGATCACTTCCCCCATTTTGCCTGGCTTAATCCAGAACCGGAATCTATTTGGGAGTATCGACAATCGATCGACATCATAAAAAACCTGATGAAGGATCGCATGTACCCGGTCACCCTAAGTGGCCTTGAGAGCGCTATGCGTCAACTTTCAAAGTAA
- a CDS encoding cytochrome c gives MKFALVTAVLLSSIGLINVANAASVDKGQALVEKANCASCHGAGLNAPILPAYPKLAGQYPDYLFYALKAYKVGNGNAQYGRNNAIMGSQVQVFSEADLQDIAAYIASLPGNFVIKK, from the coding sequence ATGAAATTTGCACTAGTTACCGCAGTTTTGCTTTCCAGTATTGGTTTGATCAACGTTGCTAATGCCGCCAGCGTCGATAAAGGTCAGGCGTTGGTTGAGAAAGCCAATTGTGCTTCTTGCCATGGCGCTGGTTTAAATGCACCAATCTTGCCGGCTTATCCTAAATTGGCTGGTCAATATCCTGATTACCTTTTTTACGCTTTGAAAGCGTACAAGGTTGGCAATGGCAATGCTCAATATGGTCGCAATAACGCGATCATGGGATCCCAAGTACAGGTATTCTCAGAGGCTGATTTGCAGGACATCGCTGCATACATTGCATCTCTGCCAGGAAACTTCGTTATCAAGAAGTAA
- a CDS encoding MoxR family ATPase: MTKPSPQSTNRFEGSQSYVATDDLKLAVNAAMALQRPLLIKGEPGTGKTMLAEEVAAALKMPLLQWHIKSTTKAQQGLYEYDAVSRLRDSQLGDEKVKDIRNYIVKGVLWQAFEADEPTVLLIDEIDKADIEFPNDLLREIDRMEFYVYETRELIKAKHRPLVIITSNNEKELPDAFLRRCFFHYITFPDAQTMQSIVDVHHPNIKQDLLESALKAFYQIRALPGLKKKPSTSELIDWLKLLLAEDIPPEALYSQDDKIVVPPLHGALLKNEQDIHLFERLVMMNRNHR; this comes from the coding sequence ATGACCAAGCCATCACCCCAATCTACTAACCGTTTCGAGGGTAGCCAAAGCTATGTAGCAACGGATGACCTGAAATTAGCAGTGAATGCAGCCATGGCACTGCAGCGACCCCTATTAATCAAAGGTGAACCTGGTACAGGGAAAACAATGTTGGCTGAAGAAGTTGCGGCAGCCCTAAAGATGCCCCTGTTGCAATGGCATATCAAGTCCACCACCAAAGCCCAACAAGGCTTATACGAATACGATGCGGTCAGTCGTTTACGAGACTCTCAACTAGGCGATGAAAAAGTCAAAGACATTCGCAACTACATTGTCAAAGGTGTTCTCTGGCAAGCTTTTGAAGCAGATGAACCTACGGTCCTACTCATTGATGAAATCGATAAAGCCGATATTGAATTTCCGAATGATCTCTTGCGTGAAATTGATCGCATGGAATTTTATGTTTATGAAACTCGTGAATTGATTAAGGCAAAGCATCGCCCTTTAGTCATCATCACCTCGAATAATGAAAAAGAATTACCCGATGCCTTTTTGCGTCGTTGTTTCTTTCATTACATCACCTTCCCCGATGCGCAAACAATGCAAAGTATCGTGGATGTGCATCACCCCAACATCAAGCAGGATCTATTGGAATCTGCCTTGAAGGCTTTCTACCAGATACGCGCATTACCAGGCTTAAAGAAGAAGCCCTCCACATCCGAATTAATCGACTGGCTAAAGCTCTTATTAGCAGAAGACATCCCTCCGGAGGCGCTATACAGCCAAGATGACAAGATCGTGGTGCCGCCATTACATGGTGCGCTCTTAAAAAATGAACAAGATATTCATTTATTTGAGCGTCTAGTAATGATGAATCGTAACCACCGCTAA
- a CDS encoding GntR family transcriptional regulator, which translates to MNTKLNNHPLYEDVADRLREQIFAKQLAPGSWLDEQSLAEQFGISRTPMREAIKVLASEGLVTIKMRRGAYVTEVARKDLEQIFTILSLLEGEAARETAAKATEEELNQLDYWHHRLEKAAADRDLEQFFEINGKFHELIQKIAGNRWMNGVIADLRKVLKLHRRDSLTSTGRLQNSLIEHRAILNALLKRDQAGAESAMRKHLARGLEALR; encoded by the coding sequence ATGAATACAAAACTGAATAATCACCCCCTATACGAAGATGTTGCAGATCGCCTTCGTGAACAGATATTTGCCAAACAATTGGCTCCTGGTAGCTGGCTTGATGAGCAAAGCTTGGCTGAGCAGTTCGGCATTAGCCGCACACCAATGCGAGAGGCTATTAAGGTATTGGCCTCTGAAGGCCTAGTAACCATCAAAATGCGGCGTGGAGCCTACGTTACAGAGGTAGCCAGAAAAGACTTAGAGCAGATTTTCACTATCCTCTCCCTACTCGAAGGCGAAGCAGCGAGGGAAACTGCCGCAAAAGCCACTGAAGAAGAGTTAAACCAATTGGATTACTGGCATCACCGCCTAGAAAAAGCGGCTGCCGACAGAGATTTAGAGCAATTCTTTGAGATTAATGGCAAATTTCATGAATTAATCCAAAAAATCGCTGGAAATCGCTGGATGAATGGTGTTATCGCAGACCTACGCAAAGTTCTCAAGCTCCATCGCCGTGATTCCTTAACGAGCACTGGACGACTACAGAACTCCTTGATTGAGCATCGAGCCATTCTCAATGCCCTACTCAAGCGAGATCAGGCAGGAGCAGAAAGTGCCATGCGAAAACACTTAGCCAGAGGTCTTGAAGCGCTCAGATAA
- a CDS encoding NTP transferase domain-containing protein produces the protein MSSTRKSSPMNAKLSLAIVLLAAGEGSRMGSIPKALLLKEGKSLLKRFCEVVKQLEQLEPVEFVVITGFHAKEIEAELARISKEINLAVTIQHNPNAQHGQASSVRLALEGLQSQFDVLAICLSDQPNIGLEEMVLLLEQFSNRQGDQEIVMPQVNGQRGNPVLFSRKVVKAILSTPGMVCRPYMDQHPELIQIYEMNNPAYVLDVDTEADIQKLGITRA, from the coding sequence ATGAGTTCAACCCGTAAATCTTCCCCAATGAACGCTAAGCTCAGTCTAGCTATTGTGTTATTGGCCGCTGGCGAGGGTAGTCGTATGGGATCCATTCCAAAAGCCTTGTTGTTGAAAGAAGGCAAAAGCCTTCTAAAGCGTTTTTGTGAGGTGGTAAAACAGCTTGAGCAGCTTGAGCCAGTGGAGTTTGTCGTGATTACAGGCTTTCATGCAAAAGAGATTGAAGCGGAGTTGGCAAGAATTAGTAAAGAGATCAATCTCGCCGTCACCATTCAACATAACCCCAATGCCCAGCATGGCCAAGCATCATCGGTACGCCTTGCTTTGGAAGGCTTGCAGTCTCAGTTTGATGTGCTTGCAATATGTCTTAGTGATCAGCCCAACATTGGACTTGAGGAGATGGTATTGTTGCTTGAGCAATTTTCAAATCGTCAGGGCGATCAAGAGATCGTCATGCCTCAAGTGAATGGGCAGCGCGGCAACCCCGTACTGTTTTCGAGAAAAGTAGTAAAGGCTATTTTGTCAACGCCGGGAATGGTTTGCCGACCTTATATGGATCAACATCCTGAACTAATTCAAATCTATGAAATGAATAACCCAGCTTATGTTCTGGATGTTGACACTGAGGCAGACATCCAGAAACTCGGAATCACACGCGCTTAG